In the Populus trichocarpa isolate Nisqually-1 chromosome 1, P.trichocarpa_v4.1, whole genome shotgun sequence genome, one interval contains:
- the LOC7490751 gene encoding lignin-forming anionic peroxidase, giving the protein MVSRLSLACVVFSLFLISSCFPCQAQLSSNFYDSTCPNALTTIRTAIRRAVSSERRMAASLIRLHFHDCFVQGCDASIMLDNSPSIDSEKFSFSNNNSIRGFEVVDDAKAQVESICPGVVSCADIAAVAARDASVAVGGPSWTVRLGRRDSTTASRSLADSDIPRATTSLVNLIGMFNGKGLSERDMVALSGSHTIGQARCVTFRGRIYDNSSDIDAGFASTRRRNCPSASGNGNNNLAPLDLVTPNSFDNNYFRNLIQRRGLLQSDQVLFSGQSTDSIVTEYSRNPSLFSSDFAAAMLRMGDIEPLTGSQGEIRRVCSVVN; this is encoded by the exons ATGGTTTCTCGTTTATCTTTAGcttgtgttgttttttcattattcttGATTTCCTCATGTTTTCCATGCCAAGCACAACTGTCTTCAAACTTCTATGACAGCACATGTCCGAATGCACTGACCACAATTCGTACTGCTATTCGGAGAGCTGTCTCGAGCGAGCGCAGAATGGCAGCATCCCTTATTCGTCTTCACTTCCATGATTGCTTTGTTCAA GGTTGTGATGCTTCAATCATGCTTGACAATTCTCCTTCAATAGATAGCGAGAAATTCTCATTCAGCAATAACAATTCAATCCGGGGATTTGAAGTCGTTGATGATGCCAAGGCTCAAGTGGAGAGCATATGTCCTGGAGTTGTTTCATGTGCTGACATTGCTGCTGTAGCAGCCCGTGATGCATCTGTTGCT GTTGGTGGACCATCATGGACAGTGAGGCTTGGAAGAAGGGACTCCACCACAGCAAGCCGAAGCCTAGCTGACAGCGATATTCCTAGAGCTACAACTAGCCTTGTAAACCTAATTGGCATGTTCAATGGAAAAGGTTTGAGTGAAAGAGATATGGTTGCCCTTTCAG GATCACATACAATAGGCCAAGCAAGATGTGTGACCTTCCGAGGCAGAATATATGACAATTCAAGTGATATTGATGCTGGTTTCGCCAGCACCAGAAGACGCAATTGTCCATCTGCTTCCGGTAACGGAAATAATAATCTTGCTCCACTTGATTTGGTGACACCCAATTCTTTCGATAACAATTACTTCAGGAATCTCATTCAAAGGAGGGGGCTTCTTCAATCAGACCAAGTGCTCTTTAGTGGTCAATCTACAGACAGCATAGTCACCGAGTACAGCAGGAACCCTTCACTTTTTAGTTCTGATTTTGCCGCTGCCATGTTAAGGATGGGAGATATAGAACCACTGACTGGTTCTCAAGGAGAGATACGAAGGGTTTGCAGTGTTGTTAATTGA